In a single window of the Tellurirhabdus bombi genome:
- a CDS encoding translocation/assembly module TamB domain-containing protein — translation MKRFLLFFLYAILAIILLVVGFVTVVATTTWGQNFVTRQVNNYLATKLKTPFKIGRIGYHLPDWIELENIYFETPKGDTLVAGRRIYVNMDMMALLKSRVSINEVEMEQIRLNLNRTLPDTTFNFQFLIDAFDTGAPPTPADTAAAPLDINLSAIALKDVRIRYKDDVVGADANIYLDSLRSTLDKTDLNRSQYHLNNVALDGLAANVRLYQGIDLPQTAPASSTPASDSMDLALGSWKVNRARWNVRVETADFSTKGSVGQLNLETDYFYLNGQKVGLRSLSLANSDIEAVLEKTTPQPAAKAAPAEPASADASAGWQVILKQTQLANNRIRFDDRNAPVQKTGLDFGHLDIQNLGLNGQDIVYSPSLITAKIRQGHFQDKSGFALKQFNVDALYGEKMASLNNLYVQTGRSILRDRVVLRYDSLAQLSALTNPRVAERVRIDLSLRQSSLAVSDILQLAPFLADTPPFPGNRDAFIRVNARSTGTLANLNIPVFELAAFTGTRMVMKGRIRNVMDVDRIALDLTITDAATNRSDLNKLLPKGTLPDSFNVAPHLRLSGRVAGGLNNINADARLQTDWGNVLFDGTLNGFMAGKNQAYKGNMALQNFNVGKWIGQEATIGEISADATFNGRGIDVKTMETTFRLNVSEAVLNRYRYQRFNAQGQLSRGNLTVRGGLDDPNAQIALNAVVGLNAEYPSIQGELALNELNVTKLGFYKEPLAVKGRFLLDFASTNPNQPNGSLIAQDAVINYQNTAYPIDSLYLLARTDGSEKLLKAALPFGQLSLIGNYDYTRLYDLVAGEINRYFSIPDLKFNPVQPPYYFTLASQVHNHPLLQAFVPGLTRMDTVKFDAYIDNRLDTTMIARLKTGTIEYDTTVVQNVTLNMLAVDNQLSLDGKIAGAKVNDINISLTELSATAAENQLNFRVVNKDSVGGERHGLAGKVALKDSNYVVRFNAEGLLTNYHFWQSDTTGFIQYGKAGLLADHFRLRSGQQEIAINSTEPKPNAPIRVELKDIDLGDMARLANQDTTLAAGTLNGDVELSDYMTALRFKGEVSIDSLEVMQKPIGTLTAQFTDVDQRISVNAGLAGPYNQVNVTGFYNPENPNQALDFKVDLQRLDTRTVEAFSFGQLRDAKGGLTGNFDIAGSTSAPKIDGQVKFDSVGFTVAQINAPYLINDETITFDNQTIRLNQFDLIDGQGRKLTTDGTVSLKNIPDVSYDLRVKANNFQVLNAGRKDNDYAYGNAAITTNLLVRGTGASPSVSGDIRLEDGSNINIVLPDMGPSVDEAKQTVFFIDHKDTLALKKYLMRPKIDTTDTKINFQALSNGNISLNLEASDKSDLTIIIDELNGDNLHAKGNAKLTLGMNAAGDMTLLGTYDVTEGEYSLTYQVLKREFSIQKGSQITWTGDPLKAILDIKAVYEASTAPENLIANESTSQLSQAFRQKLPFQVVLGMEGSLTAPKLSFDIQLPKSQNYIASDEVKKAVEDKLIILRQDQSQINKQVFALLVLGNFISESSSSFFSGSGESNSTELMVLNSVSKVLSDQLEKFASNVIKGVDVNFNLMSQNAYTANSGGTRTDLNVGLSKSFMDGRLTVSVGRNFELQNNSGISRNPSEVFDNLSLNYSLTSDGRYAVRAYRNSAYDSRINLDGYVIETGLAFAITVDYNLFRELFQKQEKKNL, via the coding sequence GTGAAGCGATTTCTTCTCTTTTTCCTCTATGCAATACTCGCCATTATTCTGCTGGTGGTTGGGTTTGTTACAGTGGTTGCTACGACAACCTGGGGCCAGAACTTTGTTACGAGGCAAGTGAATAATTACTTAGCTACGAAGCTCAAAACGCCGTTCAAAATTGGTCGGATTGGTTATCATCTTCCCGACTGGATTGAATTGGAAAACATCTATTTTGAGACACCTAAAGGGGATACTTTGGTGGCTGGACGCCGAATTTACGTCAATATGGACATGATGGCGCTGTTAAAAAGTCGCGTGTCTATCAATGAAGTGGAGATGGAGCAAATCCGGCTTAATTTGAACCGTACGTTGCCCGACACTACCTTCAATTTTCAATTTTTAATCGACGCTTTCGACACGGGCGCACCGCCCACGCCAGCCGATACGGCGGCAGCACCGCTCGACATAAATCTATCGGCAATTGCACTTAAAGACGTTCGTATACGGTACAAGGATGATGTGGTTGGGGCCGATGCCAATATTTACCTGGACAGTTTGCGCAGCACCTTAGACAAGACCGATCTTAACCGCTCGCAATACCATTTGAATAACGTTGCTTTGGATGGCCTAGCGGCTAATGTGCGCCTATACCAAGGCATTGATTTGCCCCAGACGGCTCCCGCTAGCTCCACGCCAGCCAGTGATTCAATGGATTTGGCATTGGGTTCCTGGAAAGTAAACCGGGCGCGGTGGAATGTTCGCGTCGAAACGGCTGATTTTTCGACCAAAGGTTCGGTGGGGCAACTTAATCTGGAAACGGATTACTTTTATTTGAACGGGCAAAAAGTAGGCTTACGCTCCTTGTCGCTGGCTAACTCAGACATTGAGGCAGTACTCGAAAAAACAACCCCACAACCCGCCGCGAAAGCCGCTCCCGCAGAACCGGCGTCGGCGGATGCGAGTGCGGGCTGGCAGGTGATTCTGAAGCAAACCCAACTGGCTAACAACCGGATTCGCTTCGACGATCGAAATGCGCCCGTTCAGAAAACCGGCCTTGATTTTGGCCACCTGGATATTCAGAATCTGGGCTTAAACGGTCAGGACATAGTTTATAGTCCTTCGCTCATTACGGCTAAAATTCGGCAGGGTCATTTTCAGGACAAGAGTGGATTTGCCCTAAAACAGTTTAATGTTGATGCGCTGTACGGTGAAAAAATGGCTTCACTGAACAATCTGTACGTGCAGACGGGTCGTTCCATTTTGCGGGATCGTGTGGTGTTGCGGTATGATTCACTGGCGCAACTTAGTGCATTGACCAACCCGCGGGTGGCAGAACGGGTGCGCATCGATTTGAGTTTGCGGCAAAGCTCGCTGGCTGTTTCTGATATTTTGCAATTGGCGCCTTTTCTGGCCGATACGCCGCCTTTTCCCGGCAACCGGGATGCATTCATTCGCGTGAATGCGCGCTCAACCGGTACCCTGGCCAACCTGAACATTCCCGTATTTGAACTGGCGGCGTTTACCGGAACGCGGATGGTCATGAAAGGGCGAATCCGAAACGTCATGGATGTCGACCGCATTGCGCTGGATCTAACCATCACGGACGCGGCAACCAATCGCAGCGATCTAAATAAATTACTGCCTAAAGGAACACTCCCTGACTCATTCAACGTAGCCCCCCACTTGCGTTTAAGCGGTCGCGTGGCGGGTGGTCTGAACAACATCAACGCCGATGCCCGTTTGCAAACCGACTGGGGAAATGTCCTTTTTGATGGGACCTTGAACGGGTTTATGGCGGGTAAAAACCAGGCTTATAAAGGCAATATGGCCTTGCAAAACTTTAACGTAGGTAAGTGGATCGGGCAAGAGGCAACCATTGGCGAAATCAGTGCAGATGCGACGTTCAATGGGCGCGGCATTGATGTCAAAACAATGGAAACCACGTTCCGGCTAAACGTTAGCGAAGCCGTTCTGAATCGCTATCGCTACCAGCGGTTCAACGCACAGGGGCAGCTAAGCAGAGGAAATCTAACGGTGCGTGGTGGTTTGGACGACCCGAATGCGCAGATTGCTTTAAATGCCGTCGTGGGTCTGAATGCGGAGTATCCAAGCATACAGGGCGAGTTGGCGTTGAACGAATTAAATGTCACGAAACTAGGCTTCTACAAAGAGCCTCTTGCGGTGAAAGGTCGCTTTCTTCTGGATTTTGCTTCGACCAACCCAAACCAGCCGAATGGGTCTCTCATCGCTCAGGATGCGGTCATTAATTACCAAAATACAGCCTATCCAATTGATTCACTGTATTTGCTGGCTCGCACGGACGGCAGCGAAAAGCTGTTGAAAGCGGCCCTTCCCTTCGGCCAGTTAAGCCTGATCGGAAATTACGATTACACCCGTTTGTATGATCTGGTGGCGGGAGAAATTAACCGTTATTTTTCCATTCCAGATTTGAAATTCAATCCAGTTCAGCCGCCTTACTATTTCACGTTGGCCTCACAGGTGCACAATCATCCTTTGCTTCAGGCGTTTGTTCCGGGCCTGACCCGAATGGATACGGTGAAATTTGATGCTTATATTGATAATCGGCTGGATACCACCATGATCGCCCGCCTTAAAACCGGCACTATCGAATACGATACAACGGTTGTTCAGAATGTGACGCTGAACATGCTGGCGGTGGACAATCAGCTTTCGTTAGATGGCAAGATTGCGGGTGCTAAAGTCAATGACATCAATATTAGCCTGACCGAGCTTTCAGCAACGGCAGCGGAAAACCAGCTGAATTTCCGGGTGGTCAATAAAGATTCGGTAGGTGGCGAACGGCACGGTCTGGCGGGTAAAGTAGCCTTGAAGGATAGCAATTACGTAGTTCGGTTTAATGCCGAGGGATTGCTGACCAACTACCATTTCTGGCAAAGCGATACCACCGGGTTCATCCAATACGGAAAGGCCGGTCTGCTGGCCGATCATTTTCGGTTGCGCTCGGGTCAACAGGAAATTGCCATCAACAGCACGGAGCCAAAGCCCAATGCCCCGATTCGGGTCGAGTTGAAAGATATCGATCTGGGCGATATGGCGCGCCTGGCTAATCAGGACACCACGCTGGCCGCTGGGACATTAAATGGTGATGTTGAATTGAGCGATTACATGACGGCTCTGCGTTTCAAAGGAGAGGTATCGATCGACAGCCTAGAAGTGATGCAAAAGCCAATCGGGACGCTAACGGCTCAATTCACGGATGTTGATCAGCGGATTAGCGTCAATGCCGGACTGGCGGGACCTTATAACCAGGTTAACGTAACCGGTTTCTATAACCCAGAAAATCCAAACCAGGCGCTTGATTTCAAAGTTGATTTGCAGCGGCTGGATACGCGCACGGTCGAGGCATTTAGCTTTGGTCAATTGCGGGACGCAAAAGGCGGATTAACGGGTAATTTCGACATTGCCGGATCAACCTCAGCCCCTAAAATTGACGGGCAGGTCAAATTTGATTCCGTCGGGTTTACTGTGGCGCAAATCAACGCACCTTATCTGATTAACGACGAGACAATCACTTTCGACAACCAAACGATTCGCTTAAACCAGTTTGACCTGATCGACGGCCAGGGACGGAAACTAACGACCGACGGAACAGTATCACTAAAAAATATTCCTGATGTCAGCTACGATCTGCGCGTGAAAGCCAACAATTTCCAGGTTTTGAATGCGGGTCGGAAAGACAACGATTATGCCTACGGAAATGCAGCCATCACGACCAATCTGCTGGTGCGCGGCACAGGAGCAAGTCCTTCCGTATCGGGTGATATTCGGCTGGAAGATGGTAGTAACATAAACATCGTGCTACCGGATATGGGCCCTTCGGTCGATGAAGCGAAGCAGACGGTTTTCTTTATTGATCACAAGGATACCTTGGCCTTAAAGAAATACCTGATGCGCCCAAAAATTGACACAACCGATACCAAAATCAATTTTCAGGCGCTGAGCAACGGCAATATTTCGCTAAACCTGGAAGCGAGTGACAAGTCCGATTTGACCATTATTATCGATGAATTAAACGGAGATAATCTACACGCCAAAGGAAATGCGAAGCTTACGCTGGGTATGAATGCGGCGGGCGATATGACGTTGCTGGGAACCTACGACGTAACAGAAGGAGAATACTCACTGACTTACCAGGTGCTGAAACGGGAATTTTCGATTCAGAAAGGCAGCCAGATTACCTGGACCGGCGACCCGCTGAAGGCAATTCTGGACATCAAAGCGGTCTACGAAGCGTCGACGGCACCAGAAAACTTGATTGCCAACGAATCGACCAGCCAACTGTCGCAGGCGTTCCGGCAGAAGTTGCCGTTCCAGGTTGTGTTGGGGATGGAAGGGAGCCTGACAGCGCCAAAACTATCCTTCGATATTCAACTACCTAAGAGTCAGAATTACATTGCCTCCGATGAGGTGAAGAAAGCCGTTGAAGACAAGCTGATTATTTTACGGCAAGATCAATCGCAAATTAACAAGCAGGTTTTTGCCCTGCTGGTATTGGGTAACTTCATTAGCGAAAGCTCGTCGAGTTTCTTCTCGGGAAGCGGGGAAAGCAACAGCACCGAATTAATGGTACTCAATAGTGTCAGCAAAGTGTTGTCCGACCAATTGGAAAAATTTGCCTCCAACGTCATCAAAGGCGTTGATGTCAACTTTAACCTGATGTCGCAAAATGCGTACACGGCGAATTCAGGAGGAACGAGAACCGATTTGAACGTTGGGCTGTCAAAAAGCTTCATGGATGGACGCCTGACGGTGTCGGTGGGCCGCAACTTCGAACTGCAAAACAATTCGGGAATTAGCCGAAACCCGTCCGAAGTATTTGATAACCTATCCCTCAATTATAGCCTGACTAGCGATGGGCGGTATGCCGTTCGGGCGTATCGGAACAGCGCCTACGATTCGCGCATCAACCTGGACGGTTATGTAATCGAAACGGGCCTGGCCTTTGCGATTACCGTTGATTATAACCTGTTCCGTGAATTGTTCCAAAAGCAGGAGAAAAAGAACTTATGA
- a CDS encoding XRE family transcriptional regulator translates to MLYISQNLTALRNHYQLRLEDVAGLIDVSRQTLSKYEKGQAVPPTDVAGRLAIFYKVTLDTLAYHDLSRLTTRQFEQLLASPDPAVRGQTLRIRELIRTVGEDNEENIELVPVKAAMGYCQGGYSDETFIAELPAFRLPLPVISKERKYRLFPAGGDSMLPIPSNAYVLGEYVEDWYSIKDGGCYVVICEEGIVVKKVINQLTSQRRLVLHSLNPAYEPYELPVEQVRELWKYVLYLTTDFPDPEPTLGAILGEIRQLRNELKKPHD, encoded by the coding sequence ATGCTCTATATCTCCCAGAACCTGACTGCCCTGCGAAATCATTATCAATTACGGCTGGAAGATGTGGCCGGACTGATTGATGTTTCCCGACAAACCTTGTCTAAGTACGAAAAAGGGCAGGCTGTTCCACCTACGGATGTAGCGGGGCGATTGGCTATATTTTACAAGGTTACCCTGGACACATTAGCTTACCATGATCTTTCCCGACTAACCACTCGGCAGTTTGAGCAACTTCTTGCATCGCCCGATCCCGCGGTTCGGGGGCAGACGCTCCGAATTAGGGAGCTTATCCGCACCGTAGGGGAGGACAATGAAGAAAATATTGAGCTGGTTCCCGTGAAGGCTGCCATGGGCTACTGCCAGGGTGGGTACAGTGATGAAACGTTTATTGCCGAACTGCCCGCTTTTCGTTTACCGCTACCGGTAATTTCCAAAGAGCGTAAGTATCGTCTTTTTCCCGCTGGTGGTGACTCCATGTTACCAATTCCATCCAACGCGTATGTGCTGGGGGAATACGTCGAAGACTGGTATAGCATTAAAGACGGCGGTTGCTACGTTGTTATTTGTGAAGAAGGAATTGTCGTCAAAAAGGTCATCAATCAACTAACCAGCCAGCGCCGACTGGTGCTACACTCGCTGAACCCAGCTTACGAACCTTATGAGTTGCCGGTAGAACAAGTCCGCGAATTATGGAAATATGTGCTCTACCTGACCACCGATTTTCCCGATCCAGAACCCACGCTAGGGGCCATTCTGGGCGAAATCCGGCAGTTGCGAAACGAATTGAAAAAGCCCCATGATTGA
- a CDS encoding adenylate/guanylate cyclase domain-containing protein produces MSAKILVVDDETDLELLIKQKFRRQIREKQYDFVFAHNGVQALQKLEEMPDIDVVLSDINMPEMDGLTLLVKIGEMSPLIKSVIVSAYGDMDNIRTAMNRGAFDFICKPVNFDDLEVTMQKTIRHVQQLRETLQAVKENDILRMYVDENVLKFMNRREFELALTANEVIDGTAVFMDICGFTSITERERPDVVVGLINKYFEVMVKEIIAQGGHVDKFMGDAVMAVFRGDYHLDRAIEAALSVRSHINEIQEALSDQEIFMPKVSIGINSGEMISGNIGSATLRRLDYTVIGDTVNTAQRLQAAAKEGQIVISEKAYNVVKESFQCRYLGEVNLKNKSKTVNIYEVVE; encoded by the coding sequence ATGAGTGCTAAAATTCTGGTCGTAGATGATGAAACGGATTTAGAGTTGCTCATTAAACAAAAGTTCCGGCGGCAGATTCGCGAAAAACAATATGATTTTGTTTTTGCGCACAACGGCGTTCAGGCGCTGCAGAAATTAGAAGAAATGCCGGACATTGATGTGGTACTGAGCGACATCAACATGCCGGAAATGGATGGGCTAACGCTGTTGGTGAAGATTGGGGAGATGAGCCCACTTATCAAATCGGTGATTGTTTCGGCCTACGGCGACATGGACAACATCCGGACCGCCATGAACCGGGGAGCGTTTGACTTTATTTGCAAACCCGTCAATTTCGATGACCTGGAAGTGACCATGCAGAAAACGATTCGGCACGTCCAGCAACTGCGTGAAACCCTGCAAGCCGTAAAAGAAAACGATATTCTGCGGATGTACGTCGATGAAAACGTGCTGAAGTTTATGAACCGTCGGGAGTTTGAACTCGCGTTGACGGCTAATGAAGTGATCGACGGCACGGCGGTTTTTATGGATATCTGCGGCTTTACGTCCATCACCGAACGCGAGCGACCCGACGTTGTTGTGGGCCTGATCAATAAGTATTTTGAGGTGATGGTGAAAGAAATCATTGCGCAGGGCGGCCACGTCGACAAGTTTATGGGCGATGCTGTGATGGCTGTCTTTCGGGGCGATTATCATCTAGACCGCGCTATCGAAGCGGCGCTTTCAGTCCGAAGCCACATCAACGAAATTCAGGAAGCCCTCTCGGATCAGGAAATTTTCATGCCCAAAGTGTCGATTGGGATCAATAGCGGCGAAATGATTTCGGGGAATATCGGTTCGGCTACCTTGCGGCGGCTGGATTATACTGTAATCGGAGATACGGTCAATACGGCGCAACGCCTTCAGGCAGCGGCAAAAGAAGGCCAGATTGTGATTTCTGAGAAAGCCTACAACGTAGTCAAAGAATCGTTTCAGTGCCGCTATCTCGGAGAAGTAAATCTGAAAAACAAGTCCAAAACGGTCAATATTTACGAAGTCGTAGAATAA
- a CDS encoding response regulator: MKKILVVDDETDVQFLFEQRFRREIRNQEINFSYAHSGEEALSYLTKHESEFVIILSDINMPGMSGLELLKCIRTTHPLSPPTVMMITAYGDSENYDQAMQAGANAFLTKPLNFNELKEKLNNTV, translated from the coding sequence GTGAAAAAAATACTGGTTGTTGACGATGAAACGGATGTTCAATTTTTATTTGAACAGCGGTTTCGGCGGGAAATTCGGAATCAGGAAATTAATTTTTCCTATGCCCACTCCGGGGAGGAAGCACTGTCTTACCTAACAAAGCATGAATCGGAATTTGTTATTATTCTGTCGGATATTAACATGCCGGGAATGAGTGGCTTGGAACTGCTCAAGTGCATCCGCACGACCCATCCTTTGTCTCCCCCCACGGTCATGATGATTACCGCCTACGGGGATAGTGAAAATTATGACCAGGCCATGCAGGCCGGTGCCAACGCCTTCCTGACTAAGCCTTTGAATTTCAACGAACTAAAAGAAAAGCTGAATAATACGGTATGA
- a CDS encoding ATP-binding protein, translating to MTNLLIILGLSRYIRKNLQLATRLPFWDRVLEFIVFGSLLLVIANISVEFTGSESLEWLVKVATVLWSILVSYPILLRVLYLMRDQRQALFVLIASVPIMVVYTLTKLTQAISMSFYQNYKSYYGGAEDYAIFWVMMVGAGAWLQRRYGEQALEKERLKRQQEEENNRIIEAQKVQLEHLVAERTSELTKQKEELQQALIELKSTQAQLIQSEKMASLGELTAGIAHEIQNPLNFVNNFSEVSVELITELKEGPIQKLAGDDKDYVEEILADLTQNLEKITHHGKRADSIVKGMLQHSRANTGQKQPTDINALADEYLRLAYHGLRAKDKTFNAQLITDFAPNLPKIEIMSQDVGRVLLNMYTNAFYATNERLKTKEEGYQPTVKVSTSVQDGEMVIRVRDNGCGIPQQVVDKIYQPFFTTKPTGQGTGLGLSMSYDIVTKGHGGELEVDTQEGEYTEFTIRLPLEVL from the coding sequence ATGACGAATCTGCTGATCATTTTAGGTTTGAGCCGGTATATCCGAAAAAACTTACAATTGGCTACGCGCCTGCCCTTTTGGGACAGAGTTTTGGAGTTCATCGTTTTTGGTTCTCTCCTTCTGGTTATTGCCAACATTTCCGTTGAATTTACAGGCAGCGAATCGCTGGAATGGCTGGTGAAGGTAGCTACGGTTTTGTGGTCCATTCTAGTTTCTTATCCCATACTGCTTCGGGTGCTTTATTTGATGCGCGACCAGCGCCAGGCTCTTTTTGTGCTGATTGCTTCGGTTCCTATCATGGTGGTTTATACGCTTACCAAGCTGACGCAGGCCATCTCCATGTCGTTTTACCAAAACTATAAATCCTATTATGGGGGAGCGGAAGATTATGCCATCTTCTGGGTCATGATGGTTGGGGCGGGTGCCTGGCTACAGCGGCGGTACGGCGAACAGGCGCTGGAAAAAGAACGTTTGAAACGCCAGCAGGAAGAAGAAAATAACCGGATCATTGAAGCCCAAAAAGTGCAACTGGAGCACCTGGTCGCGGAAAGAACTTCGGAATTAACCAAGCAGAAAGAAGAACTTCAGCAGGCACTGATCGAATTGAAATCAACCCAGGCGCAACTTATTCAGTCGGAAAAAATGGCTTCGCTGGGAGAACTGACCGCCGGTATTGCTCACGAAATTCAGAATCCATTAAATTTTGTCAATAATTTTTCGGAAGTATCCGTCGAACTAATTACCGAACTGAAAGAAGGACCCATTCAGAAGCTGGCGGGGGATGATAAAGACTACGTGGAGGAAATTCTGGCTGATTTAACCCAGAACCTGGAGAAAATTACGCACCACGGCAAACGGGCCGATTCCATTGTAAAAGGCATGTTGCAACACTCCCGTGCCAATACGGGGCAGAAGCAGCCAACTGACATCAATGCGCTGGCGGACGAATACCTGCGGCTGGCTTATCACGGACTGAGGGCTAAGGATAAAACGTTTAATGCTCAGCTAATTACGGATTTTGCGCCAAACTTACCGAAGATCGAGATTATGTCGCAGGACGTAGGGCGGGTGTTACTAAACATGTATACGAACGCCTTTTATGCTACCAACGAACGCCTGAAAACCAAGGAAGAGGGCTACCAGCCTACTGTGAAGGTCAGCACCAGCGTCCAGGACGGCGAAATGGTCATTCGGGTGCGGGACAACGGCTGCGGGATTCCGCAACAGGTCGTGGATAAAATATACCAACCCTTTTTTACGACCAAACCAACGGGGCAGGGAACGGGACTGGGGTTATCCATGAGTTATGATATTGTGACGAAGGGCCACGGCGGCGAACTGGAAGTAGACACGCAGGAGGGAGAATACACCGAATTTACCATCCGCTTGCCGCTCGAAGTCTTGTAG